In a genomic window of Streptococcus oralis subsp. tigurinus:
- the addA gene encoding helicase-exonuclease AddAB subunit AddA: MNPISFLTEEEIQKLQEAEANSSKEQKKTAEQIEAIYTAGQNILVSASAGSGKTFVMAERILDQLARGVEISQLFISTFTVKAATELKERLEKKISQQIQETDDVDLKQHLGRQLADLPNAAIGTMDSFTQKFLGKHGYLIDTAPNFRILQNESEQLILKNEVFHQVFEEHYQDENKEKFSRLVKNFAGRGKDERGLRQQVYKIYDFLQSTSSPQKWLSNSFLKGFEEADFANEKDKQIEQIKQALWDLESFFRCHLDNDAKEFPKATYLENVQLVLDEISSLNQESDSQAYQAVLARVVAISKEKNGRALANSSRKADLKPLADAYNDERKIQFAKLGQLSDQITILDYQERYHEDTWDLAKTFQNFMSDFVEAYRERKRQENAFEFADISHYTIEILENFPQVREAYQERFHEVMVDEYQDTNHIQERMLELLSNGHNRFMVGDIKQSIYRFRQADPQIFNEKFQRYAQNPKEGKLILLKENFRSSSEVLSATNDVFGRLMDQEVGEINYDSMHQLVFANTKLTPNPDNKAEFLLYDKDDSEQEEEESQAETKLTGEMRLVIKEILKLHQEKGVAFKEIALLTSSRSRNDQILLALSEYGIPVKTDGEQNNYLQSLEVQVMLDTLRVIHNPLQDYALVALMKSPMFSFDEDELARLSLQKAEDKVQENLFEKLINAQKQVASKKDLIHTALAEKLNQFIDILDSWRLYAKTHSLYDLIWKIYNDRFYHDYVGALANGPARQANLYALALRADQFEKSNFKGLSRFIRMIDQVLEAQHDLASVAVAPPKDAVELMTIHKSKGLEFPYVFILNMDQDFNKQDSMSDVILSRQNGLGVKYIAKVETGAVEAHYPKTIKLSIPSLTYTQNEKELQLASYSEQIRLLYVAMTRAEKKLYLVGKGSREKLEAKEYPAANNGKLDSNTRLQARNFQDWIWAISKVFAKDNLNFSYRFIGEDQLTREAIGELENKSPLQDSSQADNRQSETIKEALEMLKEVEVYNTLHRAAIELPSVQTPSQIKKFYEPVMDMEGVEITNQTQSPEKQISFDLPDFSTKEKVTGAEIGSATHELMQRIDLSQQPTLASLTETLKQVQTSPVVRDRINLSKILAFFDTALGQEILANTSHLYREQPFSMLKREQKSQEDFVVRGILDGYLLYEDRIVLFDYKTDRYDQPSQLIDRYRGQLALYGEALSRAYLIENIEKYLILLGKDEVQVVKV, translated from the coding sequence ATGAACCCCATTTCCTTTTTAACTGAGGAAGAAATTCAAAAACTGCAAGAAGCAGAAGCGAATTCGAGCAAGGAACAGAAGAAAACAGCCGAGCAAATCGAAGCCATTTATACCGCAGGGCAAAATATCCTAGTTTCAGCGTCTGCTGGTTCAGGGAAAACCTTTGTTATGGCAGAGCGCATTCTGGACCAATTAGCCCGTGGTGTCGAAATTTCTCAACTCTTTATCTCGACCTTTACCGTCAAGGCTGCCACTGAACTAAAAGAACGTTTGGAGAAAAAAATCAGCCAACAAATCCAAGAAACAGATGATGTTGATCTCAAACAACACTTGGGACGTCAGTTGGCAGATCTGCCAAACGCAGCCATCGGAACCATGGACTCCTTCACACAAAAGTTCCTTGGCAAACATGGCTATCTGATTGATACTGCACCAAATTTCCGTATTCTACAAAATGAAAGTGAACAGTTAATCTTAAAAAACGAAGTTTTTCATCAGGTGTTTGAAGAGCATTACCAAGACGAAAATAAAGAGAAATTTAGTCGTTTGGTGAAGAATTTTGCTGGGAGAGGCAAGGATGAACGAGGTCTGCGCCAGCAAGTCTACAAAATCTATGACTTTCTTCAATCCACCAGCAGTCCACAAAAATGGTTGAGTAACTCTTTCCTCAAAGGGTTTGAAGAAGCTGACTTTGCAAATGAGAAAGACAAACAAATCGAGCAAATCAAACAGGCGCTCTGGGATTTGGAAAGCTTTTTCCGTTGTCATCTGGATAATGATGCCAAGGAGTTTCCAAAAGCTACCTATTTAGAAAATGTGCAGCTGGTTCTGGATGAAATTAGCTCCTTAAATCAAGAGTCCGATAGTCAGGCTTATCAAGCAGTGCTTGCGCGTGTTGTTGCCATCTCGAAAGAGAAAAATGGTCGAGCTCTGGCTAATTCTAGTCGTAAGGCCGATTTGAAACCACTGGCTGATGCCTATAACGATGAGAGAAAGATCCAGTTTGCTAAACTAGGACAACTGTCAGACCAGATAACCATTCTCGACTATCAAGAGCGATATCATGAAGATACCTGGGATCTAGCTAAAACCTTCCAAAACTTTATGAGTGATTTTGTGGAGGCTTATCGTGAACGTAAACGCCAGGAAAACGCCTTTGAATTCGCTGATATCAGCCATTATACCATTGAAATTTTAGAAAATTTCCCACAAGTCCGCGAGGCTTATCAGGAACGATTCCACGAAGTCATGGTCGATGAGTATCAGGATACCAACCATATTCAAGAACGAATGCTGGAATTGCTGTCGAATGGCCACAATCGTTTTATGGTGGGAGATATCAAGCAATCTATCTACCGTTTCCGTCAGGCAGACCCGCAGATTTTCAATGAGAAATTCCAACGCTATGCGCAAAATCCTAAAGAGGGCAAGTTAATTCTCCTAAAGGAAAATTTCCGTAGCAGTTCAGAAGTGCTGTCTGCAACCAATGATGTTTTTGGACGCCTTATGGACCAAGAGGTCGGCGAAATCAACTATGATAGCATGCACCAGCTTGTTTTTGCCAATACCAAACTGACTCCTAATCCAGACAACAAGGCAGAATTTCTCTTATACGACAAGGACGATAGTGAGCAAGAGGAAGAAGAGAGCCAAGCAGAAACGAAACTAACAGGTGAAATGCGCCTGGTCATCAAGGAAATCCTGAAGCTCCATCAAGAAAAAGGTGTTGCCTTCAAAGAAATTGCCCTTTTGACTTCCAGTCGGAGTCGTAATGACCAGATTCTACTTGCCCTGTCTGAGTACGGAATTCCAGTTAAAACCGACGGTGAGCAAAACAATTATCTCCAATCCCTAGAAGTACAAGTCATGCTAGACACCCTGCGTGTCATTCACAATCCCCTGCAAGACTATGCCTTGGTTGCCCTGATGAAGTCTCCTATGTTTAGCTTTGATGAGGACGAGTTGGCACGCTTGTCCCTTCAGAAAGCAGAAGATAAAGTCCAAGAGAATCTTTTTGAGAAACTGATCAATGCTCAAAAACAAGTAGCTAGCAAGAAAGATTTAATTCATACAGCTCTAGCTGAAAAATTAAATCAGTTCATTGATATCTTGGATTCTTGGCGCTTGTATGCCAAAACCCACTCTCTCTATGACTTGATTTGGAAGATTTACAACGACCGTTTTTACCATGACTATGTTGGGGCTTTAGCAAATGGTCCTGCCAGACAGGCCAATCTCTACGCCCTAGCTCTGCGAGCTGACCAGTTTGAAAAGAGTAATTTCAAAGGCTTGTCGCGTTTTATACGTATGATTGACCAAGTCCTAGAAGCCCAGCATGATCTTGCAAGCGTAGCTGTCGCCCCGCCAAAGGATGCTGTGGAACTCATGACTATTCACAAGAGCAAAGGTCTGGAGTTTCCTTATGTCTTTATCCTCAACATGGATCAGGACTTCAATAAGCAAGACTCAATGTCAGATGTTATTCTCAGTCGTCAGAATGGACTTGGTGTCAAATACATTGCCAAAGTGGAAACAGGAGCAGTGGAAGCACACTATCCTAAAACCATCAAACTCTCCATTCCTAGCCTAACTTATACGCAGAATGAGAAAGAACTGCAATTGGCTAGCTATTCAGAGCAGATACGTTTGCTGTATGTTGCCATGACGAGGGCTGAGAAAAAGCTCTATCTTGTCGGTAAGGGTTCTCGTGAAAAGCTAGAAGCCAAGGAATACCCGGCAGCAAATAACGGAAAATTAGATAGCAATACCAGACTGCAAGCAAGAAATTTCCAAGATTGGATCTGGGCTATCAGCAAAGTATTTGCCAAGGACAATCTCAACTTTAGCTATCGTTTTATTGGTGAAGACCAGTTGACTAGAGAAGCTATCGGAGAATTGGAAAATAAGAGCCCTCTACAAGATAGCTCTCAAGCAGACAATCGCCAGTCAGAAACTATCAAAGAAGCTCTTGAAATGCTAAAAGAAGTAGAAGTCTATAATACGCTGCACCGCGCAGCCATTGAACTACCAAGTGTTCAAACTCCAAGCCAAATCAAGAAATTCTACGAACCCGTTATGGATATGGAAGGGGTAGAAATTACTAACCAAACTCAATCACCGGAGAAGCAAATCAGCTTTGATTTACCAGATTTTTCAACTAAAGAAAAGGTAACTGGAGCTGAGATTGGTAGTGCCACTCACGAACTCATGCAGAGAATTGACCTTAGTCAGCAACCAACCCTTGCTAGCCTAACAGAAACACTTAAACAAGTTCAGACTAGTCCAGTTGTTAGAGATAGGATCAATCTTTCTAAAATCTTAGCTTTCTTTGACACAGCACTTGGTCAGGAAATTCTCGCTAATACTAGCCATCTTTACCGCGAGCAACCTTTTTCTATGCTCAAACGAGAACAAAAGAGTCAGGAAGACTTCGTTGTCCGTGGGATCTTGGATGGCTATCTGCTTTATGAGGATCGCATCGTTCTTTTTGACTACAAGACTGACCGTTATGATCAACCAAGTCAACTCATAGACCGCTATCGTGGCCAGTTAGCCCTATATGGTGAGGCCTTATCACGAGCTTATTTGATTGAAAATATTGAGAAATACTTGATTTTACTCGGTAAAGACGAGGTTCAAGTTGTAAAAGTATAA
- the rexB gene encoding ATP-dependent nuclease subunit B, protein MKLLYTDIRTSLTEILTREAEELVAAGKRVFYIAPNSLSFEKERAVLECLSQQASFAITVTRFAQMARYLVLNDLPTKTSLDDIGLGMAFYKCLAELDPKELRVYGAIKQDPQFIQQLIELYHEMTTAQMSFLDLESLTDEDKREDLLLIFEKVTAYLNQSQLAQGSQLSHLIEAIENDKVSSDFSQLALVIDGFTRFSAEEEHVVDLLHRKGVEIVIGAYASKKAYTSPFAEGNLYQASVEFLHHLAAKYQTPAQDRSQTHENMDSFDKASRLLESSYDFSELTLDVDEKDRENLQIWSCLTQKEELELVARAIRQKLHDHPELSYKNFRILLGDVASYQLSLKTIFDQYQIPFYLGRSESMAHHPLTQYVESILRLKRYRFRQEDLINLLRTGLYTDLSQADIDAFEQYLRYLGINGLSAFQQTFTKSHLGKFDLEHLNALRLRVLEPLETLFASRKQKTENLLQKWNTFLKNAALSKQMQELTTTMETLEQERQAEVWKAFCHVLEQFATVFACSQVSLEDFLALLHSGMSLSQYRTIPATVDTVLVQSYDLIAPLTADFVYAIGLTQDHLPKIAQNTSLLTDEERQSLNQATEEGAQLLIASSENLKKNRYTMLSLVNAARKQLVLSAPSLLNENESKESAYLQELVSFGFSRIEKKIHQKSLSKDDMGSYHSLLSSLVAYHQQAGSNENEQDVTFVKVLARVMGKKLDQKGLTNPAIPTNPSSKPLEKDTLQALYPVDKEFYLSTSGLTEFYRNEYSYFLRYVLGLQEELRLRPDARSHGNFLHRIFERALKLPDEDSFDQRLEQAIQETSQEREFEAIYQESLEAQFTKEVLLDVARTTGHILRHNPAIETIQEEATFGGKDQAFIQLDNGRSVHVRGKVDRIDRLKADGALGVVDYKSSLTQFQFPNFFNGLNSQLPTYLAALKREGEQNFFGAMYLEMAEPVQSLLAVKSLAGAVVEASKSMKYQGLFLEKESSHLGEFYNKNKANQLTDEEFQLLLDYNAHLYKKAAEKILKGQFAINPYTENGRSIAPYVQQHQAITGFEANYHLGQARFLEKLDLSDGKRLVGEKLKQAWFEKMREELNR, encoded by the coding sequence ATGAAATTACTTTATACTGATATTCGGACTTCTTTGACTGAAATCCTAACCAGAGAGGCGGAAGAGCTGGTTGCTGCTGGTAAGCGAGTTTTCTACATTGCTCCCAACTCTCTTTCTTTTGAAAAGGAACGCGCCGTGCTGGAATGCTTGTCCCAGCAGGCTTCTTTTGCTATTACCGTCACGCGCTTTGCCCAAATGGCTCGTTACCTGGTTTTAAATGACTTGCCTACAAAGACCAGTCTTGATGACATCGGCCTTGGGATGGCCTTTTATAAATGCCTTGCTGAACTTGATCCCAAAGAGTTACGAGTTTATGGTGCTATTAAACAAGACCCTCAATTTATCCAGCAGTTGATTGAACTTTATCACGAGATGACGACTGCTCAGATGAGCTTTTTGGACTTGGAAAGTTTGACCGATGAGGACAAGAGAGAAGATTTACTCTTGATTTTTGAAAAAGTGACTGCCTATCTCAATCAAAGCCAGTTGGCTCAGGGAAGTCAGTTATCCCATTTGATTGAGGCTATTGAGAATGATAAGGTAAGTAGTGATTTTAGTCAGCTGGCTTTGGTTATCGACGGTTTTACTCGTTTTTCCGCCGAGGAAGAGCATGTGGTGGATCTGCTCCATCGTAAAGGTGTTGAGATTGTCATTGGTGCTTATGCAAGTAAGAAGGCCTATACCAGTCCGTTCGCTGAAGGCAATCTCTACCAAGCCAGTGTAGAATTTCTCCATCATTTAGCTGCTAAATACCAAACGCCTGCTCAAGACCGTTCTCAGACTCATGAGAATATGGATAGTTTTGACAAGGCCTCTCGTTTGCTGGAGTCTTCTTACGACTTTTCAGAACTCACTTTGGATGTTGATGAGAAGGACCGTGAAAATCTGCAAATCTGGTCTTGTTTGACACAAAAGGAAGAGTTGGAGTTGGTGGCTCGCGCTATTCGTCAGAAATTACATGACCATCCAGAACTGAGTTACAAGAATTTCCGTATTTTGCTGGGTGATGTGGCTTCTTACCAGTTATCGTTGAAAACCATTTTTGACCAGTACCAGATACCATTCTATCTTGGTAGAAGTGAATCCATGGCTCATCATCCCTTGACCCAGTACGTGGAGTCTATTTTACGTTTAAAACGTTACCGTTTCCGTCAGGAGGATTTGATTAATCTCCTCAGAACTGGTCTGTATACTGACCTCAGTCAGGCTGATATTGATGCTTTTGAACAATATCTCCGCTATCTTGGCATCAATGGCTTGTCAGCTTTTCAGCAGACCTTTACCAAATCCCACCTCGGAAAATTTGATTTGGAACACTTGAATGCCCTTCGTCTGCGAGTTTTGGAGCCACTTGAAACCTTATTTGCCAGTCGGAAGCAAAAGACTGAAAATCTCTTGCAAAAGTGGAATACTTTTCTAAAAAATGCTGCTTTAAGCAAGCAGATGCAAGAATTGACAACCACTATGGAAACTCTAGAACAGGAAAGACAAGCCGAAGTTTGGAAGGCTTTCTGCCATGTTTTAGAACAATTTGCGACGGTTTTTGCTTGTTCACAAGTTAGTCTGGAGGACTTCCTAGCCTTGCTCCATTCTGGAATGAGTTTGTCCCAGTATCGCACCATTCCAGCGACAGTGGACACAGTTCTGGTGCAGAGTTACGATCTGATTGCGCCTCTGACCGCTGACTTTGTCTACGCCATTGGGCTGACTCAGGATCATTTACCAAAAATTGCGCAAAACACCAGCCTGTTAACAGACGAAGAAAGACAAAGCCTAAACCAAGCAACTGAAGAGGGAGCACAATTACTGATTGCAAGTAGCGAAAATCTCAAGAAAAATCGCTATACCATGCTTTCTTTAGTCAACGCCGCTCGTAAGCAGTTGGTGTTGTCAGCACCAAGTCTTCTTAATGAAAATGAGAGCAAGGAATCGGCCTATCTTCAGGAACTGGTGAGTTTTGGATTTAGCCGGATAGAGAAGAAGATTCATCAAAAAAGTCTGTCTAAGGATGATATGGGTTCTTATCACAGTCTATTGTCTAGTCTAGTTGCCTATCATCAGCAGGCAGGTTCTAATGAAAATGAGCAAGATGTGACCTTTGTAAAGGTTCTTGCGCGTGTCATGGGGAAAAAACTTGACCAAAAAGGTCTTACAAATCCAGCTATCCCAACTAATCCAAGTAGCAAGCCATTAGAAAAAGATACCTTGCAGGCACTCTATCCAGTTGACAAGGAGTTTTACTTGTCTACCTCTGGTTTGACGGAGTTTTACCGCAATGAATATAGTTATTTCCTCCGTTATGTCTTAGGCTTGCAGGAGGAATTGCGCCTGCGTCCTGATGCTCGAAGTCACGGGAATTTCTTGCATCGTATTTTTGAACGTGCCTTGAAACTGCCTGATGAAGATTCCTTTGATCAACGTCTGGAACAAGCTATTCAAGAAACCAGCCAAGAACGTGAATTTGAGGCTATTTATCAGGAAAGTCTGGAAGCCCAGTTTACCAAGGAAGTTCTTCTTGATGTCGCGCGAACTACGGGCCACATCCTTCGTCATAATCCAGCTATCGAAACCATCCAAGAGGAGGCAACATTTGGTGGTAAAGATCAGGCCTTTATTCAATTGGATAATGGTCGGAGTGTCCATGTGCGAGGCAAGGTTGACCGCATTGACCGCCTGAAAGCTGATGGAGCACTAGGAGTAGTGGACTACAAGTCTAGTTTAACTCAGTTCCAGTTTCCGAATTTCTTTAATGGCCTTAATTCCCAGCTGCCCACCTATCTTGCTGCCCTAAAAAGAGAAGGGGAGCAGAACTTTTTCGGTGCCATGTACTTGGAAATGGCTGAGCCTGTCCAATCTTTATTAGCTGTTAAAAGTCTGGCAGGAGCAGTAGTAGAAGCCAGCAAATCAATGAAATACCAAGGACTCTTTTTAGAAAAAGAAAGCAGTCACTTGGGCGAATTTTATAACAAAAACAAGGCCAATCAGCTGACAGATGAGGAGTTCCAGCTCTTACTAGACTACAATGCCCATCTGTACAAGAAGGCAGCTGAGAAAATTTTAAAGGGCCAGTTCGCTATCAATCCCTATACCGAAAATGGCAGAAGCATTGCCCCGTACGTTCAGCAGCATCAAGCTATCACAGGTTTTGAAGCCAATTACCACTTGGGACAAGCCCGTTTCCTTGAGAAATTGGACTTATCTGATGGCAAGCGTCTGGTAGGAGAAAAACTTAAGCAAGCTTGGTTTGAGAAAATGAGAGAGGAGTTGAATCGATGA
- the tnpA gene encoding IS200/IS605 family transposase, which yields MAQKAHSLSHTKWMCKYHIVFTPKYRRKVIYNQYRSSLGEIFHRLCSYKGVEIIEGHLMPDHVHMLVSIPPRISVSSFMGYLKGKSALMMFDKHANLKYKFGNRHFWAEGYYVSTVGLNEATIKKYIQEQEKHDIALDKLSVKEYEDPFRDSGK from the coding sequence ATGGCACAAAAGGCACATAGTTTATCACACACAAAGTGGATGTGTAAATATCACATTGTGTTCACCCCTAAGTATAGACGAAAAGTAATTTATAATCAATATCGAAGCAGTTTGGGAGAAATATTCCATCGATTATGTAGTTATAAAGGTGTTGAGATTATCGAAGGTCACTTAATGCCAGACCATGTACATATGTTAGTCAGTATTCCACCGAGGATAAGTGTTTCAAGTTTCATGGGGTATTTAAAAGGTAAAAGTGCACTCATGATGTTTGACAAACACGCCAACCTCAAGTACAAGTTTGGGAATCGGCATTTCTGGGCAGAAGGTTATTATGTAAGTACAGTAGGGCTTAATGAAGCCACAATTAAGAAATATATTCAAGAACAGGAAAAGCATGATATAGCACTAGATAAATTAAGTGTAAAAGAATATGAGGATCCCTTTAGGGATAGTGGTAAGTAG
- a CDS encoding Cof-type HAD-IIB family hydrolase → MIKLLALDMDGTLLNEAKEIPQAHITAIHQAIENGVKLVLCTGRPLFGVLPYYKQLGLDLQNEYVIVNNGCSTHQTSDWSLVDWQELSPSDIEYLYDLAEKSDVQLTLFDEKHYFVLGGKPNQIVQNDAKLVFSDLTEISLEEATSGKYRMFQGMFLGTKEQTDDFEQRFAEELCQQFSGVRSQPVIYEAMPLGTTKATALSRLAAILKIDPSEIMAMGDANNDIEMLQFAGLGIAMGNASDHVKSLANDVTASNEEEGVARAIEKYIL, encoded by the coding sequence ATGATTAAACTACTAGCCTTGGATATGGACGGAACCCTCCTCAATGAAGCCAAGGAAATCCCGCAAGCCCACATCACTGCCATTCACCAAGCCATTGAAAATGGTGTCAAACTGGTTCTCTGTACAGGTCGCCCGCTTTTCGGTGTCCTCCCCTACTATAAACAACTAGGACTTGACCTACAGAACGAGTACGTCATTGTCAATAATGGTTGCTCAACCCATCAGACCAGTGACTGGAGTCTAGTTGACTGGCAAGAACTCAGTCCATCTGACATTGAATACCTCTATGACTTAGCAGAAAAAAGCGACGTCCAGTTGACTCTTTTTGATGAGAAGCATTATTTTGTCCTCGGTGGCAAGCCTAATCAAATCGTTCAAAATGATGCCAAGCTAGTCTTTTCAGACCTGACTGAAATCTCCCTTGAGGAAGCCACTAGTGGCAAATATCGGATGTTCCAAGGTATGTTTTTAGGAACAAAAGAACAAACAGACGATTTTGAGCAGCGGTTCGCTGAGGAACTCTGCCAACAATTTAGCGGAGTTCGTTCGCAGCCTGTCATTTATGAAGCCATGCCACTTGGAACAACAAAGGCTACTGCTCTTTCTCGACTAGCAGCGATTTTGAAGATCGATCCCTCAGAGATTATGGCCATGGGCGATGCCAATAACGATATCGAAATGCTTCAGTTTGCAGGACTGGGCATTGCTATGGGAAATGCCAGTGACCATGTCAAATCCCTTGCTAATGACGTTACAGCCAGCAATGAAGAAGAAGGCGTTGCGCGTGCGATTGAGAAGTATATTTTATAA
- a CDS encoding CPBP family intramembrane glutamic endopeptidase has protein sequence MKKRIIQILLALSLIFYKSTWFRWIFNHFAARFVPASREYFLLLAFLELSVTLLTVLYLLVFEGKKMLELKWKWRYPVYLLLAYGVNYLSDSVFSFLTPATSNQIALNELIEMTGRQELLYFLILTCLLGPIAEEMVYRGVLMNTFLKDSPWYGDVLLSACAFGYVHVSSGLTPLAFFTYASGGAILALLYRKTHSLYYPILLHFMVNITAFWYLWINLFSAS, from the coding sequence ATGAAAAAACGAATTATTCAAATTTTACTAGCATTATCCTTAATTTTTTACAAATCAACTTGGTTTCGGTGGATTTTTAATCACTTTGCAGCTAGATTTGTACCTGCTAGTCGAGAATATTTCTTACTTCTTGCTTTTTTAGAGCTCAGCGTAACTCTTCTAACAGTACTTTATTTACTAGTGTTCGAAGGTAAAAAAATGCTGGAGTTGAAATGGAAATGGAGATATCCAGTTTATTTGCTTCTTGCTTATGGAGTCAATTATCTTTCAGATTCTGTGTTTTCTTTTTTAACCCCAGCAACGTCCAATCAAATCGCTTTAAATGAATTGATTGAGATGACAGGTCGACAAGAGTTACTATATTTTTTGATTCTTACTTGTCTACTAGGACCAATTGCAGAAGAAATGGTTTATCGGGGAGTTCTTATGAATACTTTTTTGAAAGATTCACCTTGGTATGGAGATGTTTTACTATCGGCCTGCGCCTTTGGCTATGTGCATGTCAGTTCAGGTTTAACACCACTCGCCTTTTTCACCTATGCAAGTGGAGGAGCGATTTTAGCATTACTCTACCGAAAAACTCACTCTCTCTATTATCCCATTTTGCTCCATTTCATGGTTAACATTACAGCATTTTGGTACTTATGGATAAATCTATTTTCAGCAAGTTAG
- a CDS encoding alpha/beta hydrolase, which translates to MKIYFIGGLGSNVYHSKDFLLELDSQVYFLNPYETHLRDETELKSWFKNEIVEGESICLIGHSLGGDLARYLASEFEEVKKLILLDGGYLDLDKILTLDVELEETKNYIKSQIISDLDVLISKEKSEAKHWSENMEKAVRQSYHWNFEYNRYELAINYENIEAILRLWRKIQAFKIEVGDTLFISPCNSNEATWREEALKELLDYFDTIFLENVSHELYTEAPKEIASMINEWLSHSL; encoded by the coding sequence ATGAAAATATATTTTATTGGCGGTTTGGGAAGCAATGTCTATCATAGCAAGGATTTTCTTCTAGAACTAGATTCGCAGGTCTATTTTCTCAATCCATATGAAACGCATCTTCGAGATGAAACAGAATTGAAATCATGGTTCAAAAATGAGATTGTAGAGGGAGAATCTATCTGTCTGATAGGTCATTCTCTTGGAGGAGATTTAGCTCGTTATCTTGCATCGGAATTTGAAGAAGTGAAGAAACTAATTCTTTTGGATGGTGGCTATCTAGATTTAGATAAGATTTTAACTTTAGATGTGGAATTAGAGGAAACTAAAAACTATATCAAATCTCAAATTATTTCGGACTTAGATGTTCTTATTTCTAAAGAAAAATCTGAAGCAAAGCATTGGTCAGAAAATATGGAGAAAGCCGTAAGACAGTCCTATCACTGGAATTTTGAGTATAATAGATATGAGTTAGCTATAAATTATGAAAATATAGAAGCGATACTCCGCCTATGGAGGAAGATACAAGCGTTTAAGATAGAAGTGGGAGATACCTTGTTTATTAGTCCTTGCAATTCTAATGAAGCTACATGGAGAGAGGAAGCCCTAAAAGAATTACTAGACTATTTTGATACTATTTTTCTAGAAAACGTTAGCCATGAGCTTTATACTGAAGCCCCCAAAGAAATCGCTAGTATGATTAATGAATGGCTCTCTCATTCTCTCTGA
- a CDS encoding TraX family protein, with translation MKKWNATQLKYLMAAIMVLDHIPHITGIVSPLWEGIFHALTRCVGVWFAYMAMEGFIHTRNLKDYLIRLWSWALIMFAGNSVLNALFASKGVMVNNNIFLTLAIGVTMLWIGFPRKELDKKEKLWRRIGVAGLLIFGCLFTEGGITMLPFLLISYSCRNRKGLRNLLYAFLWAFLLVTSIQIYDTWHQTLEMMLFNSDWLFVTVFPFMALYNGERGEQTIWNKYFFYIFYPAHLWIITLIAYLVK, from the coding sequence ATGAAAAAATGGAATGCAACGCAGTTGAAGTACCTGATGGCGGCTATAATGGTTTTAGACCATATCCCCCATATCACAGGAATCGTTTCTCCTCTGTGGGAAGGTATCTTTCACGCCTTGACCCGTTGTGTGGGAGTTTGGTTTGCCTATATGGCTATGGAAGGATTCATACATACTCGAAATCTGAAAGACTATCTCATCCGTCTCTGGAGTTGGGCTCTTATCATGTTCGCAGGAAATAGCGTACTTAATGCTCTGTTTGCCTCCAAGGGAGTAATGGTTAATAATAACATTTTCTTGACTTTGGCAATCGGTGTCACCATGCTTTGGATTGGCTTTCCTAGAAAAGAGTTGGATAAAAAGGAGAAGTTGTGGCGTCGGATTGGAGTTGCAGGTCTCTTGATTTTCGGTTGTCTTTTTACTGAAGGTGGTATCACTATGCTTCCTTTTCTCTTGATTAGTTACTCTTGTCGGAATCGCAAGGGATTGCGAAATCTCCTCTATGCCTTTCTGTGGGCCTTCTTGTTAGTGACTTCCATCCAAATTTACGACACTTGGCACCAAACACTGGAAATGATGCTTTTCAATTCTGACTGGCTCTTTGTCACCGTCTTTCCTTTTATGGCCTTGTATAATGGGGAACGTGGCGAACAAACTATATGGAATAAGTATTTCTTTTATATTTTCTACCCAGCTCATTTATGGATCATAACTTTGATTGCTTATTTGGTTAAGTAG